Part of the Longimicrobium sp. genome is shown below.
CTCACGATGACAGGAGGGCGCAGCCCTCTCCTGTTATCGGGAGAGGGGGCAGGCGAGTGTAACGAGCCGGGGGTGAGGGCCGGGGGCCCTGTACTTGCCGCAGACTACCCTTGGCGCACAGGTTGCAACCTCGTGCACGACCTTGTCTTCCGCGCGAGAAAGAAGCAGCCGTATGATTCGCCTGATGAACCGATCGTTCGCCGCACGTGCGCCGCTGGCCCTGTGCGCCGCGCTCCTGGTGGGCGCATGCTCCACGATGGGGAGCCGCAAGCCCGCGCCGCTGCCGCCCGCCCCGCCGCCGGCGCCCACGTTTCCCGTGCCCGACCGCAAGGTCGTGGTGGTGGACGTGGAGCGGAACGAGCTGCGCTTCATGGACGGCGAGCGCGTCCTGTGGCGCGCGCCCGTGGGCACCGGAACGGGCTTCCGCCTGAGCACGCGCAGCGGGCGGCAGTGGCAGTTCCACACGCCCAGCGGCACCATGCAGGTGCAGTACAAGGAGCTGAACCCCGCCTGGTTCCGCCCCGACTGGTGGTTCATCGAGAACAAGCGCCCCGTCCCCCCGCAGGACTCGCCGCTCCGCAAGGAGGAGGGCGGGCTGGGCGCGGCGGCCGTCTTCCTGGGGAACGAGCTCGCCATCCACGGCACCGACAAGCCGGAGCTGCTGGGGCGGCGCGTGTCGCACGGGTGCATCCGGCTGTCCAACGCCAACGCGGTGCGCCTCTTCCACAACGTGCAGGTGGGGACGCCGGTGATGATCGTGGGCGAGTCCGAGGTGCTCAACGAGGAGCAGCCGGACAGCGTGGCGCGCTTCACCCGCAGCGCCCGCCGCGTCCCGCGCCGCCCCAACCCGCT
Proteins encoded:
- a CDS encoding L,D-transpeptidase family protein codes for the protein MNRSFAARAPLALCAALLVGACSTMGSRKPAPLPPAPPPAPTFPVPDRKVVVVDVERNELRFMDGERVLWRAPVGTGTGFRLSTRSGRQWQFHTPSGTMQVQYKELNPAWFRPDWWFIENKRPVPPQDSPLRKEEGGLGAAAVFLGNELAIHGTDKPELLGRRVSHGCIRLSNANAVRLFHNVQVGTPVMIVGESEVLNEEQPDSVARFTRSARRVPRRPNPLDRVTTTQLLTRLDAQLNAPGDSAWVALAAELVERGVKEDAPALRGLLSRAGAPPSAERRDEYSTFLADVFSRGALRTVVALNRIAPDARERAVEDIVYATMSLYHGDLNAPMAPWPTRRVPRERLGPEGQAGWAALQRAEQAYKDRYGVRMAAGRP